In Candidatus Zixiibacteriota bacterium, a single genomic region encodes these proteins:
- a CDS encoding phosphatidate cytidylyltransferase — protein MSNNLIARLAVAAVAIPAILWVTYQGGEWLFGMLLLFALIGCGEFLLGEKYRLSQPFFWLVLIFIAVFFMVLSGMHPPVISSLCDLIGGDVVDCSLALLISFFLLSAMLFAIGKSSPAELFNRHSRLFWGVTYIGVAYPVVFLVGNGVDQYHGGDSLLFLFGLLWVGDTAAMGIGSWLGKHKLAPTVSPNKTVEGFIGGIVGALAIGVLMYFWKFDYFGLWHTLGLAAGCSICGQLGDLVESMWKRSIGIKDSSAIIPGHGGVLDRFDSLLFAAPFMYSYLKLVAP, from the coding sequence ATGAGCAATAATCTGATTGCCAGACTCGCAGTAGCTGCAGTTGCGATACCGGCTATTCTCTGGGTTACCTATCAGGGAGGAGAGTGGCTGTTTGGCATGTTGCTGCTTTTTGCCCTTATTGGTTGTGGGGAATTTTTATTGGGGGAGAAGTATCGTCTGTCCCAACCGTTCTTCTGGCTTGTTCTGATATTTATTGCTGTCTTCTTCATGGTCTTGTCCGGGATGCATCCGCCGGTCATATCCAGCCTGTGTGATCTCATCGGAGGGGATGTAGTTGACTGCTCTCTGGCCTTGCTGATAAGTTTCTTCCTCTTGTCAGCGATGCTTTTTGCGATAGGCAAGAGCAGTCCGGCCGAACTATTCAATCGACACTCACGCCTGTTCTGGGGCGTAACATATATCGGCGTTGCCTATCCTGTCGTATTTCTGGTGGGCAACGGTGTGGATCAATATCACGGTGGGGATTCGTTGCTGTTTCTGTTTGGTCTCTTGTGGGTAGGCGACACAGCTGCTATGGGGATCGGTTCCTGGCTGGGTAAACACAAACTGGCTCCAACTGTTTCGCCAAACAAGACGGTCGAAGGATTCATCGGAGGGATAGTTGGAGCGTTGGCGATTGGCGTTCTCATGTACTTCTGGAAGTTCGACTATTTCGGACTGTGGCACACTCTTGGTCTGGCCGCCGGATGTTCTATCTGTGGCCAACTGGGTGATCTGGTCGAGTCGATGTGGAAACGGTCTATCGGCATCAAGGACTCGTCGGCCATCATTCCCGGTCATGGTGGAGTGCTGGACCGTTTTGATTCACTACTTTTCGCGGCGCCGTTTATGTATTCTTATCTCAAACTGGTTGCGCCATGA
- the pyrH gene encoding UMP kinase — translation MDSEDNSPSFKRVLIKISGEALMGPNEFGIHTPTVKSICNEIKAVIELGVELAVVVGGGNIFRGLDASGRGMDRVTADNMGMLATVINSLAVMDTLEQMSVDTRVMSAVKLESFAEPYIRRRAVRHMEKGRLVVLAAGTGNPYFSTDTAAALRTMELGAEMLIKATNVDGVYSSDPKTNDDAEFYPKLTYMEVLTRELRVIDSTAVSLLKDNNIPLRVVSLSQSGTLSRVVLGEDVGTLVCTTI, via the coding sequence ATGGATTCTGAGGACAATAGTCCGTCCTTCAAACGCGTTCTTATCAAAATATCCGGTGAGGCGTTGATGGGGCCGAATGAATTCGGTATCCACACGCCCACCGTCAAATCAATCTGCAATGAAATCAAAGCCGTCATCGAGCTTGGCGTAGAGTTGGCCGTAGTCGTTGGCGGCGGGAATATCTTCCGTGGTCTGGACGCGTCCGGTCGGGGTATGGATCGGGTTACGGCTGACAATATGGGTATGCTGGCCACGGTTATCAATTCGCTGGCCGTCATGGACACGCTGGAACAGATGAGTGTTGATACGCGAGTTATGTCGGCGGTCAAGCTGGAGAGTTTCGCCGAACCGTATATCCGGCGAAGAGCTGTTCGGCATATGGAGAAAGGGCGCCTGGTGGTTCTGGCGGCCGGTACCGGCAACCCGTATTTCAGCACCGACACGGCCGCGGCACTTCGAACTATGGAACTGGGAGCCGAGATGCTCATCAAGGCGACCAATGTGGATGGTGTTTATTCGTCAGATCCCAAGACTAACGATGATGCCGAGTTCTATCCCAAGCTGACCTACATGGAGGTTCTCACCAGGGAGCTTCGAGTGATCGACTCGACTGCGGTTTCATTACTGAAGGACAACAATATCCCACTACGGGTTGTTTCCCTCAGTCAGTCGGGAACGCTGTCTCGGGTGGTGTTGGGAGAGGATGTCGGCACGTTGGTTTGCACGACCATATGA
- the rpsI gene encoding 30S ribosomal protein S9 has protein sequence MENEVYAATGRRKASVARATLVRGDGSFTVNGKDVKTYLTRDPLAAHAKEPLIATELLDQVSITCKASGGGLSGQAGAVRLAVARAILKMNPELRATLRKGGFLTRDAREVERKKYGQPKARKRFQYSKR, from the coding sequence ATGGAAAATGAGGTCTATGCTGCCACGGGGCGGCGGAAAGCATCAGTTGCCCGGGCTACGTTAGTTCGCGGTGACGGTAGCTTCACTGTCAATGGCAAGGATGTGAAAACATACCTTACCCGCGACCCGTTGGCGGCCCATGCCAAGGAACCATTGATTGCAACCGAACTACTCGACCAGGTATCCATCACTTGCAAGGCAAGCGGTGGCGGACTTTCCGGTCAGGCCGGTGCGGTTCGGCTAGCGGTGGCTCGGGCTATATTGAAGATGAATCCGGAGTTGCGCGCGACTTTGCGCAAAGGCGGGTTTCTCACTCGTGACGCTCGTGAAGTCGAGCGCAAGAAGTATGGCCAGCCCAAGGCTCGCAAAAGGTTCCAGTACTCGAAGCGTTAA
- the mtnA gene encoding S-methyl-5-thioribose-1-phosphate isomerase — translation MNVKAIERIGNHVRLVAQTRLPGELTWLEINDYPDIIRAIKCLDVRGAPAIGIAAAYGLALGVQHTKDYSQSHISSVAAEIKAARPTAVNLAWAIDRVQDRFTKEQPDSLALALSLLWNEAEAIHEEDRHLCDRIGQNGAQLIKDGDSILTHCNAGALATGGIGTALGVIYTCKNQGKNICVYADETRPLLQGARLTSWELMQEGIDVTLICDSVAAVLMRQGHIDHVVVGADRVAANGDFANKIGTYAVAVLAKEHDVPFYIAAPYSTFDNNLPSGADIPIEERTASEVTEGFGSRTAPDGVRVYSPAFDITPFELVTQYVTDKGLTPGGRA, via the coding sequence GTGAATGTCAAAGCTATTGAAAGGATTGGGAACCATGTGCGGTTGGTGGCTCAGACGCGTTTGCCGGGCGAATTGACCTGGCTGGAAATCAATGACTACCCGGATATTATTAGGGCTATCAAGTGCCTTGATGTCCGGGGTGCACCGGCTATTGGCATTGCTGCGGCCTATGGACTGGCACTCGGGGTTCAGCATACCAAGGATTACAGTCAATCACACATAAGCAGCGTTGCTGCCGAGATAAAAGCGGCCCGTCCAACGGCTGTGAATCTTGCCTGGGCGATTGATCGGGTCCAGGATCGTTTCACAAAGGAACAGCCCGACTCACTGGCATTAGCCCTGAGTTTACTGTGGAACGAGGCCGAAGCAATCCATGAGGAAGACCGTCACCTCTGCGATCGTATCGGGCAAAACGGCGCTCAATTGATAAAGGACGGCGACTCCATCCTGACCCACTGCAATGCCGGGGCGTTAGCAACGGGGGGGATCGGTACTGCGCTCGGAGTGATCTACACCTGTAAGAACCAGGGTAAGAATATCTGTGTCTACGCCGACGAAACCCGACCATTGCTTCAGGGGGCAAGGTTGACTTCCTGGGAACTTATGCAGGAAGGAATTGATGTCACTCTGATCTGTGACAGTGTGGCGGCCGTTCTTATGCGCCAGGGACATATTGATCATGTGGTAGTCGGGGCCGACCGGGTAGCGGCCAATGGTGATTTCGCCAACAAGATCGGTACCTACGCTGTGGCTGTTCTGGCCAAAGAGCACGATGTGCCGTTCTACATCGCCGCTCCCTATTCGACATTCGATAACAACCTACCCTCCGGTGCTGACATCCCCATCGAAGAACGAACCGCCTCCGAAGTAACCGAGGGCTTTGGATCACGGACTGCTCCTGATGGAGTCCGCGTATATTCGCCGGCTTTTGACATAACTCCCTTTGAATTGGTTACCCAGTATGTCACTGACAAAGGCCTTACACCGGGCGGTCGAGCCTGA
- a CDS encoding AMP-binding protein, with product MPTPNQKNRRTIHDEFLRIAGDYAGRTLFRAEGGQGRSYTYGQVAEFVSCFSRSLRADGSMDTPEIGLLSENCPEWCISYLSILAAGRTVLPIDTRLKPEEIRSIVTHARLRTVVVSAALAPILSEMADDLHLISLDDDSPDSWRHLLKSDPEPTLPFHNETAVIIYTSGTTGTPKTVELTHANLLANLEGVRSSIQFDEHDVFLSILPLYHTFEATCGFLTPLMSGATIVYARSLKSKEIIEDLSRNRATVMCGMPLLYEKMYYSFRRKIAAAPWFRRMLFRVLYVLSGILWKLGFKVSRLLFRSLRGRAGMDSIRIFVSGGAAIPSSIARFFNLIGFDFIQGYGMTEASPVITVHRPENIKFGSVGPPLNNVEVRIDSPDEAGIGEIIARGDNISPGYRDNPEATAELVRDGWLYTGDLGRMKDGHLWITGRRKSLIVSASGKNIYPEELEEKLVEHAIVLEAVVFGRKKQGRQGEEVRAIIVPDQQCWDCESSSTKLDEDKINQAIKDAVAEVNSHVATYKRIVGYEIQYEELEKTSTRKVKRFLYQ from the coding sequence ATGCCGACACCAAATCAGAAAAATCGGCGAACGATCCACGACGAGTTCCTCAGGATAGCAGGAGATTACGCCGGCCGGACCCTTTTCAGGGCTGAAGGAGGACAGGGACGCAGCTATACCTATGGTCAGGTGGCTGAGTTCGTGAGTTGTTTTTCCCGGAGTCTCCGCGCCGACGGGTCGATGGATACTCCGGAAATAGGATTGCTCTCGGAGAACTGCCCCGAATGGTGCATTAGTTACCTGTCGATACTGGCGGCCGGTCGAACAGTGTTGCCCATAGATACCCGACTGAAGCCGGAGGAGATTCGCTCAATAGTTACCCATGCCAGGCTACGGACGGTGGTGGTCTCGGCTGCTCTCGCTCCGATTCTGTCTGAGATGGCAGATGACCTCCACCTGATTTCACTCGATGACGACTCGCCCGACAGTTGGAGACATCTCCTTAAATCTGATCCGGAGCCGACGTTACCGTTTCACAATGAAACTGCGGTTATCATCTATACGTCCGGCACAACGGGCACCCCGAAAACAGTGGAACTCACGCATGCCAACCTGTTAGCCAATCTGGAGGGTGTCAGGAGCTCGATACAATTTGACGAACACGACGTGTTCCTTTCTATTCTCCCTCTCTATCACACCTTTGAGGCGACTTGTGGTTTTCTCACTCCGTTGATGAGCGGGGCTACGATTGTTTATGCCCGTTCGCTCAAATCAAAAGAGATTATTGAGGACCTTTCTCGAAATCGGGCCACGGTAATGTGCGGTATGCCACTATTATATGAGAAGATGTATTACTCTTTTCGGCGCAAGATTGCAGCTGCGCCATGGTTCAGGCGAATGCTGTTTCGAGTTCTATATGTTCTCTCAGGAATTTTGTGGAAGTTGGGTTTCAAGGTGAGCAGGTTGCTCTTCCGCTCGCTAAGGGGCAGGGCCGGAATGGATTCTATCCGGATATTCGTGTCGGGTGGTGCTGCTATTCCATCCTCGATTGCCCGGTTTTTCAATCTGATTGGTTTTGATTTTATCCAGGGCTACGGCATGACCGAAGCTTCACCAGTGATTACGGTTCATCGACCTGAGAATATCAAGTTCGGTTCGGTGGGACCGCCACTTAACAATGTTGAGGTTCGCATTGACTCTCCCGATGAGGCCGGAATTGGAGAAATAATCGCACGCGGCGATAATATCTCGCCCGGTTATCGCGATAATCCAGAGGCGACTGCCGAACTGGTGCGTGATGGTTGGCTGTACACGGGTGATCTGGGACGGATGAAGGACGGCCACTTGTGGATCACAGGTCGCCGCAAGAGCCTGATTGTCTCGGCTTCCGGTAAGAACATTTATCCGGAAGAATTGGAGGAGAAGCTTGTAGAACATGCGATCGTTCTTGAGGCGGTTGTCTTTGGTCGCAAGAAACAGGGGAGACAAGGGGAAGAGGTTCGTGCCATAATTGTTCCGGACCAGCAATGCTGGGATTGTGAATCATCATCAACAAAGCTCGATGAAGACAAGATCAACCAGGCTATCAAGGACGCTGTCGCTGAGGTCAACAGCCACGTTGCAACCTACAAGCGGATCGTTGGCTATGAAATTCAATACGAGGAGTTGGAGAAGACATCAACCAGGAAAGTAAAGCGATTCTTGTATCAGTGA
- the tsf gene encoding translation elongation factor Ts, translating to MAIDAKQVKDLRMKTGAGMMDCKKALVEVEGDFEKAITYLREQGISKAGKRQGRATAEGLITTYVHTGDKLAVMVEINCETDFVARTDNFRAFTRDVAMHIAASAPLCVTREELDQESIEKERDVYRQQALNDGKPEKIVDKIVDGRIDKYYGEVVLMEQPFVKDSDKTIEDFVKEMIASLGENIRIARFTRYCLGD from the coding sequence ATGGCTATAGATGCGAAGCAGGTCAAGGATCTTCGAATGAAGACCGGGGCCGGAATGATGGATTGCAAGAAGGCTTTGGTCGAAGTTGAAGGTGATTTCGAAAAGGCCATCACTTACTTGCGTGAGCAGGGAATTTCCAAGGCTGGCAAAAGACAGGGCCGTGCGACTGCCGAGGGACTGATCACTACTTATGTACACACTGGTGACAAACTGGCGGTAATGGTTGAGATAAATTGTGAGACCGACTTTGTCGCTCGGACCGATAATTTTCGTGCCTTTACCCGCGACGTGGCAATGCACATCGCCGCTTCCGCACCTCTATGTGTGACCCGTGAAGAACTGGATCAGGAATCCATCGAGAAGGAACGCGATGTCTATCGCCAGCAGGCCCTCAACGATGGCAAGCCAGAGAAAATTGTCGACAAGATCGTCGATGGCCGCATCGATAAATACTACGGTGAAGTCGTTCTCATGGAACAGCCGTTTGTGAAAGACAGCGACAAGACCATTGAGGATTTTGTTAAGGAGATGATTGCTTCACTCGGAGAGAATATCCGTATCGCCCGGTTCACCCGATACTGTCTTGGTGATTAA
- a CDS encoding secondary thiamine-phosphate synthase enzyme YjbQ: MVETREIQLEVKGYCDIVDITADLHEAIRQSGITSGTITAFCPGSTGGITTIEYEPGLLKDLPEFFEKLLPSDHTYHHDETWHDGNGFSHMRSALIGPSLTVPFVGGKLTLGTWQQVVFLHFDNKDRQRSLVLQMIGE, from the coding sequence ATGGTAGAAACGAGAGAGATTCAATTGGAGGTGAAGGGCTATTGCGATATTGTTGACATCACCGCCGATCTTCATGAAGCCATTAGACAGTCGGGAATAACCAGTGGAACTATCACAGCCTTTTGTCCCGGATCGACAGGTGGTATTACGACCATAGAATATGAGCCGGGATTGTTGAAAGACCTTCCGGAGTTCTTTGAGAAATTGTTGCCCTCCGACCATACTTACCATCACGATGAAACCTGGCACGACGGGAACGGTTTCTCGCACATGAGATCGGCTCTGATCGGACCGAGTCTCACAGTGCCATTCGTGGGTGGCAAACTAACTCTCGGTACCTGGCAACAGGTAGTTTTCCTGCATTTCGACAACAAGGACCGACAGCGGAGCCTTGTGCTCCAGATGATAGGGGAATAA
- the frr gene encoding ribosome recycling factor: MLDKLYKETNDRMDKTLESVKREFGTIRTGKATPQLLDTIVVTAYGTQMPLNQVATIGAPEPRLLILQVFDKSTVGDVVKAIQGADLGLNPQPDGQVVRVPIPPLNEERRLNLVKQCKNVAEDGRVALRNIRRDGNDAAKKLETDKDISEDQQHIALSEIQKFTDEHIKEIDTLLTAKEKEVMEV, from the coding sequence ATGTTGGACAAGCTTTACAAAGAAACCAATGACCGAATGGACAAGACGCTGGAATCGGTCAAGAGGGAGTTCGGTACTATCCGCACTGGAAAAGCCACTCCACAGCTTTTGGATACCATTGTCGTGACAGCGTATGGAACACAGATGCCCCTGAATCAGGTGGCCACTATTGGTGCTCCGGAACCGCGTCTGCTGATCCTGCAAGTATTTGACAAATCGACGGTTGGTGATGTCGTGAAAGCTATCCAGGGGGCCGACCTGGGACTTAATCCCCAGCCGGATGGTCAGGTTGTGCGTGTGCCTATCCCGCCTCTCAATGAGGAGCGACGTCTGAATCTGGTGAAGCAGTGCAAGAACGTAGCCGAGGATGGTCGAGTTGCGCTAAGGAATATTCGCCGTGATGGCAACGATGCTGCCAAGAAGCTTGAGACTGACAAGGACATCTCCGAAGATCAGCAGCATATTGCCCTCAGCGAGATTCAGAAGTTCACCGACGAGCACATCAAAGAAATCGATACGCTTCTGACTGCCAAAGAAAAAGAGGTAATGGAAGTCTGA
- a CDS encoding isoprenyl transferase, with amino-acid sequence MKSKADKLKEEILSQTDRIPAHIAIIMDGNGRWAAKRNKPRTFGHEAGVKAVREAVSAAAELGVKYLTLYTFSSENWKRPRSEVAALMSLLSRTTRKELNELIKKDVKLVTVGRISGLSTNRRKVLAEAVRKTRNNKGLVLILALNYGGRTEILDAVKAIANSVRAGIVDLPDIDEELFSNFLYTAAFPDPDMLIRTSGEMRLSNFLLWQTSYTEMYVIDTLWPDFDRQELFLAVRDFQQRERRFGKIGRKTLP; translated from the coding sequence ATGAAATCAAAAGCTGACAAACTGAAAGAAGAGATTCTATCCCAGACGGATCGGATTCCGGCTCACATAGCTATCATTATGGACGGCAACGGCCGGTGGGCGGCCAAGCGTAACAAACCGCGTACTTTTGGCCATGAAGCAGGTGTGAAAGCGGTCCGGGAAGCCGTCAGTGCCGCTGCCGAGTTGGGGGTCAAGTATCTCACATTGTATACCTTCTCATCAGAGAATTGGAAACGTCCTCGTTCGGAAGTTGCAGCCCTGATGTCGCTTCTGTCGCGTACGACGCGCAAGGAACTCAACGAGTTGATCAAGAAGGATGTCAAGCTGGTGACGGTGGGGCGGATCAGCGGTCTGTCAACCAACCGACGAAAAGTGCTGGCTGAGGCGGTTCGTAAGACGCGCAACAATAAAGGACTGGTTCTCATACTTGCTCTCAACTATGGTGGCCGAACGGAGATACTTGATGCTGTCAAGGCTATCGCCAACTCAGTGCGGGCGGGCATAGTAGACCTGCCCGACATTGATGAAGAACTCTTTTCCAACTTTCTCTATACTGCCGCCTTTCCCGATCCGGATATGCTCATTCGCACGTCGGGAGAGATGCGCCTCTCGAATTTCCTTCTGTGGCAAACGAGCTACACGGAGATGTATGTGATCGATACCCTGTGGCCGGACTTTGATCGCCAGGAGCTTTTTCTGGCTGTTCGGGATTTCCAGCAGCGAGAACGCAGGTTTGGAAAGATTGGCCGAAAGACTCTTCCATGA
- a CDS encoding SprT-like domain-containing protein, with the protein MARTKQATKALKALNYSLFEEESLIPPAPVTLHTKIRLATQKQPVDRPAVGLTTSYNGLPEVTDLYRRFDIFNWTFFGGKLPSVKIEYSNRMCAAGSYSRQVRLIRIGRKYHEIFPDEIDDTLKHEMIHIVHFRHDARFKKVAARIGASIKAKAHPSLRRQPKFIYVCPLCDKEYPRQKRLVMASCGKCSTGRTFDRKCKLKLQKSVGKQNNKTTDQVAGDSTTSSCG; encoded by the coding sequence ATGGCGCGCACCAAACAGGCAACCAAAGCACTGAAGGCTCTCAATTATAGTCTTTTCGAAGAGGAGAGTCTTATCCCCCCGGCGCCAGTTACATTGCATACCAAGATCAGGTTGGCAACGCAGAAGCAGCCAGTTGATCGTCCGGCGGTGGGGTTGACGACCAGTTATAATGGCCTGCCGGAAGTGACCGATCTTTATCGCCGTTTTGATATATTCAACTGGACATTCTTCGGGGGGAAGCTTCCGTCAGTCAAGATTGAGTACTCCAATCGGATGTGCGCCGCGGGTTCGTATTCCCGACAGGTTCGATTGATCCGTATCGGTCGGAAGTACCATGAGATTTTTCCCGACGAGATAGATGATACGCTCAAACATGAGATGATACACATAGTCCATTTCCGCCACGACGCCAGATTCAAGAAAGTCGCCGCGAGGATTGGAGCCTCAATCAAGGCAAAAGCGCACCCATCCCTTCGAAGGCAACCGAAGTTCATTTACGTTTGTCCGTTATGTGATAAGGAGTACCCACGCCAGAAGCGTTTGGTCATGGCTTCATGTGGAAAGTGTTCGACCGGCAGGACGTTCGACCGGAAGTGCAAACTGAAGCTTCAAAAATCGGTGGGAAAACAGAACAACAAAACAACAGATCAAGTAGCAGGTGACTCCACAACTTCATCCTGTGGCTGA
- a CDS encoding CBS domain-containing protein, which produces MKVNGILKNKRDVISITPDVTIKETMKMLIENKISCLPVMDKDDKLVGIISDKDIFGASYRDEKGFAAATVAELMSTDLIVGVPDDDLNYISGVMTNNRIRHIPIMDDGKLAGLISVGDIIKANMSSMEIENRTLRQYIDGSYPG; this is translated from the coding sequence ATGAAGGTGAATGGCATTCTCAAGAACAAGCGTGACGTCATTTCAATCACTCCTGACGTTACAATCAAAGAAACAATGAAGATGTTGATTGAAAACAAAATCAGTTGTCTGCCTGTTATGGACAAAGATGATAAGTTGGTCGGTATCATCAGCGACAAAGACATCTTCGGAGCCAGCTATCGGGATGAGAAGGGATTCGCCGCCGCAACTGTGGCCGAACTAATGTCTACGGACTTGATTGTTGGAGTCCCCGATGACGATCTCAACTACATCTCAGGGGTTATGACCAATAACCGCATTCGCCACATTCCCATCATGGATGACGGCAAGCTGGCCGGGTTGATTTCGGTGGGCGATATTATCAAGGCGAACATGAGTTCCATGGAAATAGAAAACCGCACTTTAAGGCAGTATATAGACGGTTCCTACCCCGGATAG
- a CDS encoding C40 family peptidase, with protein sequence MKLLVLVVIVVFLCVVVGCAPYPRYRTGGAELPSLVVPQGVSWPTSEYVKLGLVFERYLGKPYAGKSEYERGIDCSLFTQEVYRKYNRTYLPRTVKEQMTFGTEVHRRLLRYGDLVFFRTESNRISHVGIYVGHDQFIHASLSKGVIISSLHAKYWSQRYAGGRRPGK encoded by the coding sequence ATGAAGTTACTAGTATTAGTTGTAATTGTTGTTTTTCTCTGTGTCGTTGTAGGTTGTGCTCCCTATCCGCGTTACCGCACGGGCGGGGCAGAGCTTCCGTCTTTGGTCGTTCCCCAGGGTGTCAGCTGGCCCACCAGTGAATATGTCAAACTTGGTCTTGTTTTTGAGAGGTATCTGGGCAAGCCGTATGCGGGTAAGTCAGAATACGAGCGTGGGATCGACTGTTCGCTGTTCACCCAGGAAGTGTACCGCAAGTACAACAGGACCTATCTTCCACGGACGGTCAAGGAGCAGATGACGTTTGGAACTGAAGTTCATCGCAGACTGCTTCGCTACGGCGACCTGGTTTTTTTCCGCACTGAATCCAATCGCATTTCCCATGTCGGCATCTATGTCGGGCACGACCAGTTTATTCACGCCTCCTTATCGAAGGGTGTTATCATCAGCAGTCTCCACGCCAAGTATTGGAGTCAGCGTTATGCGGGTGGCCGACGTCCGGGCAAGTGA
- the rplM gene encoding 50S ribosomal protein L13, whose protein sequence is MKTFMPKVDADNRKWWIADLNDVILGHAAIKVADILRGKNKPIFTPHLDTGDHVVIVNARNVRVKGKNKPDQMRYYRYSGYPGGLRTTTFAQMMQKKPEDVFRLAVRRMLPKNRLGRKMLKKLHVYADAGHPHKAQKPETLTL, encoded by the coding sequence ATGAAGACTTTTATGCCCAAGGTTGATGCGGACAACCGCAAATGGTGGATTGCCGATCTCAATGATGTTATCCTCGGACACGCTGCTATCAAAGTTGCGGACATTCTCCGAGGGAAAAACAAACCCATCTTCACGCCTCATCTTGACACCGGCGATCACGTTGTGATAGTTAACGCTCGGAATGTCAGGGTGAAAGGCAAAAACAAACCTGACCAGATGAGATACTACCGGTATTCCGGATATCCTGGCGGGTTGAGAACAACGACTTTTGCGCAGATGATGCAGAAGAAACCGGAGGACGTTTTTCGTCTGGCGGTTAGGCGTATGCTCCCTAAAAATAGATTGGGGCGAAAGATGCTGAAGAAGCTTCATGTATACGCCGATGCAGGACATCCGCACAAGGCTCAGAAACCGGAAACACTTACTCTATAG
- the rpsB gene encoding 30S ribosomal protein S2 has translation MATPQVKVLLEAGVHFGHQTRRWNPKMKPFIFAARNGIYIIDLQKTVNALVQAQAKMKEAVDRGRAILFIGTKKQAKVVIKEEAVRCGGFYVTERWLGGMLTNFNTIKNSIKKLKDIERMRVDGTLEKFTKKERARFENSAAKLQKVLGGIKDMNQLPGLVVVVDARKEQIAVAEARRLGIPIIGIVDTNADPDPIDFPIAANDDAIKSIRILIRSLVDAAVDARNLMPVASAETSESKPKPAAPNTNAAGAGPRPVSDPKRDN, from the coding sequence ATGGCTACTCCCCAAGTAAAAGTACTGCTCGAAGCCGGGGTTCATTTCGGCCATCAGACGCGACGATGGAACCCCAAGATGAAACCGTTCATCTTTGCCGCACGCAACGGTATCTACATCATTGACTTGCAGAAGACGGTCAATGCCCTCGTACAGGCACAGGCCAAGATGAAAGAGGCGGTTGATCGTGGACGGGCGATCCTGTTCATTGGCACCAAGAAACAGGCCAAGGTGGTCATCAAGGAAGAAGCTGTTCGTTGTGGCGGTTTCTATGTCACTGAGCGTTGGTTGGGCGGAATGCTCACCAATTTCAATACTATTAAGAACTCGATCAAGAAGCTCAAAGATATCGAGCGGATGCGCGTTGATGGTACCCTTGAGAAGTTCACCAAGAAGGAACGTGCTCGTTTTGAGAACTCTGCTGCCAAGCTGCAGAAGGTTCTCGGTGGTATCAAGGATATGAATCAACTGCCAGGACTGGTAGTTGTGGTTGATGCTCGCAAGGAACAGATTGCGGTAGCCGAAGCACGGCGACTGGGGATTCCCATTATTGGTATCGTTGATACCAATGCGGACCCTGACCCTATCGATTTCCCTATTGCCGCCAACGATGATGCCATCAAGTCAATTCGGATACTGATCCGATCCCTGGTGGATGCTGCTGTGGATGCGCGGAATCTAATGCCGGTGGCATCGGCCGAGACTTCCGAATCGAAGCCGAAACCGGCCGCTCCAAATACAAATGCGGCGGGAGCCGGTCCCCGTCCTGTATCTGATCCCAAGCGTGACAACTAA